GTATAATGAAGAAGAAACCAGAATCATAAGAAGCCGAGAACTTAGTTCTGATGGTATTGTGATTTATCCTTCGTTGTTGAAGTATGACGATTCTAGAAAACAACCATACTCAAGCTACATAGAGAGATTGTCTTCCTTTATTAAGAAAGATGATGGTGTGCTGTTTATCTGTGGTTATTCATTCGGAGACGAGCATATCAATGAGACAATAATGAATGCTCTTGAACAATCTAAATCAACTACAGTGATTGCGCTCGTATTCGATGACCAACTATCAGAAACGTCCATCCCGGTCAAAATCGGAAGGCGATCGAATAAAATCATGATTTGCTCAAATAAAACCGCATTAATCGGTGGTGTTTATGGGAACTGGAAACTCAAACGGGAGCCTGCAAAGGATGATTTTGAGTTTATAGATAGGTTCTTTGATCGTGATGGTCCAGAACCAACAGAGGCTAAAGGAAAGGGGGATGAGACACCTATCAGTACCGGGCTGCTTAAGCTCGTAGATTTTAGTGTGTTCGTTGAGTTCCTTATTGACCTGTCTTATCCAACAGAATTGAAAAATGGATAGTATCCCTCATACGATTATCGGACACATCAAGAGTGTTAATGGCAGTCGGTTATCGGTTAAGTTATCCGATGACTTCCGGTCTTCTATGCCCATCATTAACGGTGTTGTATACCGCATAGGTCAAATCGGCTCATTCGTTAGAATTCCGTTGGGATATGCTCATTTATATGGTTTGGTGACTCAAGCTGGTGCAGAGGCGATACCAGAAAAACTATTAGGAAACGCACAAACAGATGAGGCAACTAACAGTTCTCGCTGGATTACTGTGGTCCTGGTTGGTGAGAGGGTCAGAAACAGGTTTGAGCGTGGAGTTATTCAGTTTCCAACCCCCGATGATGAAGTGCATCTAGTCACGATTGATGACCTAAAGATTATTTACAGTGAAATAGATGGTGATAGCTCCATTACGGTTGGACAAATTAGTTCATCCGAGAGCCTTCCAGCGCATATTGATTTGAATAGGTTTCTATCTAGGCATAGCGCTATTGTTGGTAGTACTGGAAGCGGTAAATCAAACACAGTTTCCATAATTCTTGAGGCTATTGCTTCACGTAAAGAGTTTAAATCTTCCAGAATTCTGCTTATCGATCCGCACGGTGAATACAATGAAACTCTAAAACCGTTCAGTAAAGTGTTTAGAGTAAACGCAGATTTGAAGAATGCAGAACACGAGTTGCGTATCCCGTTTTGGGCTCTGCCATTTGAAGAGTTGTTTTCGATTTTTCCAGGAGACCTGAAGGAATCTGCCTTAGATAATGTTAGAGCCAATATTCAGAGTCGAAAAAGTGCGGCAGCTAAACTTTTGGCGAAAAAACCATCTGACCAATCAATTAACGCTGACAGTCCTGTGCCATTCAGTCTTAACCATCTTTGGTACGACCTAGACGATTTTGAAAAGCAAGTATTCGATAAGGTCAAAGTGGGAACTGAGTATGAGTTGCGGTTTGTAGAAAGGATTTTAGAAGGAAACCCAGTTACGCTTACGCCCAGTCAACATCAACCACCTGGAGCGGGCGGAGGAAACCCAAACATCAACAAAGCCGCTATGGGCATACTTACTTTCCTGAATGGCATGCGTAACCGAATATTGGATGATCGGTACAGATTCTTGTTCAATCCAGGAGAATATTTGCCCGATGCCAATGGTAAGGCTGAATACGATTTAGATAGCTTGTTGGCAAGTTGGCTGAATGACGATAAGCCAATTACAATTTTAGACTTGTCAGGCGTCCCTTCGGAAATCATGACATCGATTTCTGGGACGATTATCAAAATAATCTATGATTCACTTTTTTGGGGCCAAGAATTAAATGTTGGAGGGCGTAAACAACCACTATTGATAGCGTTGGAAGAAGCTCATAGTTATTTGAAAGCGGGCGTTGATTCTATTTCATCACGAACAGTTCAAACCATTGCAAAAGAAGGGCGAAAGTATGGGGTTGGTTTGCTGCTCATTACTCAACGCCCCTCGGAATTAGATGAGACTGTTCTTAGCCAATTAGGCACTTTAGTCGCTCTTCGCATGACTAACTCAAAGGATCGGGGACATGTTGGAAGCGTTATGCCTGATGACCTAAATGATCTTGTTTCTTTACTCCCAAGTCTTCGGACTGGAGAAGGGTTGGTTATGGGCGAAGCGGTTAAAATTCCTTCTAGAGTGAAATTTGATAAAGTCACCTACGCCCCAAAAAGTAGTGACCCTGTAGCTTCTGAACAATGGGCAAAGCCAAAACCAAGTGATGATGAATATGAAGAACTCTTACTACGTTGGCGTAATAGAAAACTAAAATCCTAGCAACATGGAAATAGAAAAAATTTATGTGTCCTCATCGAATATAGAGGCGGTCGGATATGATGAGGCAACGGAAACATTAAGGGTTTGGTTTCTTAATGGGTCCGTCTATGATTATTCCGGTGTTAATAGTCTGGAGTTTGAAGGGCTTCGAGATGCTCCTTCGGTTGGATCATACCTTCATCAAAACATCAAAGGGCAGTATCCTTATGTAAAAGTCGGTTAATGTCACTTTCTCTGAATCAAAAACGAAATAGAGTTGAAATCTCGGATTTGCTCATTGAGAACCAAATAGTTTTCAACTACTTCGATAAACTTCCTGCGGGAGAACGAGACGAGAAACTTCTGAGAGCAATTTACATTGGCG
Above is a window of Flavobacteriales bacterium DNA encoding:
- a CDS encoding KTSC domain-containing protein, with translation MEIEKIYVSSSNIEAVGYDEATETLRVWFLNGSVYDYSGVNSLEFEGLRDAPSVGSYLHQNIKGQYPYVKVG
- a CDS encoding DUF853 family protein, producing the protein MDSIPHTIIGHIKSVNGSRLSVKLSDDFRSSMPIINGVVYRIGQIGSFVRIPLGYAHLYGLVTQAGAEAIPEKLLGNAQTDEATNSSRWITVVLVGERVRNRFERGVIQFPTPDDEVHLVTIDDLKIIYSEIDGDSSITVGQISSSESLPAHIDLNRFLSRHSAIVGSTGSGKSNTVSIILEAIASRKEFKSSRILLIDPHGEYNETLKPFSKVFRVNADLKNAEHELRIPFWALPFEELFSIFPGDLKESALDNVRANIQSRKSAAAKLLAKKPSDQSINADSPVPFSLNHLWYDLDDFEKQVFDKVKVGTEYELRFVERILEGNPVTLTPSQHQPPGAGGGNPNINKAAMGILTFLNGMRNRILDDRYRFLFNPGEYLPDANGKAEYDLDSLLASWLNDDKPITILDLSGVPSEIMTSISGTIIKIIYDSLFWGQELNVGGRKQPLLIALEEAHSYLKAGVDSISSRTVQTIAKEGRKYGVGLLLITQRPSELDETVLSQLGTLVALRMTNSKDRGHVGSVMPDDLNDLVSLLPSLRTGEGLVMGEAVKIPSRVKFDKVTYAPKSSDPVASEQWAKPKPSDDEYEELLLRWRNRKLKS